The genome window CCAAAGCGGGTTTTTGCATGACCACAACAGTCGAACCCACCGGACGACACGCGGCTTGGCAGAGCATTCTCGGCAGCGTGGCGTTGGCGATCTGCGGCGTGGTTCTGGCTTGGTTTCCCAACGGCCAATGGGTGGCATCGGCCGCCAGCGTTCTCGCAACGGTCCTGATCCTGGCCGCCTCGTGGCCGCTGTTGCGAGCTTCTTTGAACTTTCGTGCGAACCCCAATGACACGACCGCTCGCAAAATGCTTCGCTGGTCACTGGTTGTTCTGCCCGCCGTGCTGCTGGTGATGACTCTTCGAGCTTCACTGTAAAAAATCATTCATGACTACGACCTCGACTGCAACAAACCCCGCTGACGCGACGAACGAGTCCGCGTCCTCCTTGGGTGATGTCCTCTGCGACATTCGCGACCTCCACCATCGCTACGGCGACCACGTGGCGGTCGACGGAATCGACCTCTCTGTGCGTGCTGGCGAGATCGTCGCGGTACTCGGCAAAAACGGCAGCGGCAAAACCACGCTGTTTCGCGTCCTCAGCACACTGTTGCCAATCCAACGCGGTAGCGTGACCCTCGATGGGCTGAACATCTCCGAACACGTCGACGCCGTTCGCAGCCGGCTTGGAATCATTTTCCAGTCCCCCAGCTTGGACATCAAACTGACGGTGGACGAAAATCTCCGCTGCCAGGGTGCGTTGTACGGTTTGTCGGGACGGGAACTCACCCGCCGCTGCGATGCTCTGTTGGAACAGTTCTCACTGACCGACCGACGTCGCGATCTTTGCCAAACACTTTCCGGCGGACTGAAACGTCGCGTCGAACTCGCCAAAGGCTTGCTCCATCAACCGCGAATCATGCTGCTGGACGAACCCAGCACAGGACTCGACCCAGGGGCTCGCCTGTCGCTGTGGGATGCGTTGCAACAACTCGCAAGTGACGGCGTGGCAGTGCTGCTGACGACTCACTTGATGGAAGAAGCCGCCAAAGCCAACCGCGTGATTTTGCTGGACCAAGGCAAGAAAATCGCCGACGACGCTCCTTCACGCTTGCGAGCGGATCTGGGTGGCGGCGTGCTGACGATCGTGCCCGATGAATTGGCTTCCGCGAAAGCGATCTTGCAACGCGAACTGAACCTGGAAACTCAAATCGTTGGCGAAACCCTTCGCATGCCATGCGATGCCCCGGAGATCGTCGCCAAAGTTTCCGCGGTGCTCGGCAGCGGCGTCCAATCGATCAGCATCGGGCGGCCCAACTTGGAAGATGTCTTTGTCGCTCGAACGGGGAAAGAATTCCAATGAGTGCTGCTGCGATGAAAAACGATGCTTCCGCCAATCCGGGTCTCACGACCTCGGGCATGACCACGTCCGCACGGATGGGCGCCGCGTGGATGCTCGCCCGCCGCGAATGGACTCGGTTCTTTCGCCAACGCAACCGCGTGACGGCCGCGATCGTGCAACCGCTGCTGTTCTGGTTGCTGTTTGGAACCGGCCTGCGAGGCTCCTTTGAATCCGCTGGCGGTGAAAGTTTTTCCCAGTTTTTCTTGCCGGGCACCATCGGCTTGATCGTCCTGTTCACCGCCATCTTTGCAACCATTTCGGTGATCGAAGACCGTCGCGAAGGCTTCATGCAATCGGTGTTGGTCTCGCCTGCCGGACGCTTCCCAGTCTTGGTGGGCAAGGTGCTCGGCGGTGCCGCGATCGCCTGGGCTCAAGCGTTGATCTTCCTGCTGCTGGTGTACGTGGTCGGTGCGGCTTCGATTGCCTGGACGTTCCCGTTGCTGTTGCTGCTGTTGGCCATCATTGCCATCGCGATGTGCGCCCTGGGAATGATCGTGGCCTGGCCAATGGAAAGCACCCAAGGCTTTCATGCCATCATGATGCTGGGCTTGATGCCGATGTGGTTGTTGGCTGGAACGTTCTTTCCCATCCCCGCCTGGAGCCTCTCGGGACCGGTGGTCGAAACGGGTGCGGCAACGATGGGCGACTGGGGTGGCTGGCTGCTCGCGGGCATCATGCAACTCAATCCACTCAGCTACTCCATGCTGGAACTACGTCGACTGCTGAACCCAACCTTGGACCTTTCCTCGGCAGGCTTCGCGCCGTCCTCCACAACTTGCTGGACGGTCACGGTGGTTGCCACCATTGCGGTTGTGCTCATCGCATGGCGGTTGATGCGAGGCAGCCGCAAGGCAGATACGATGGTTTGAACCATCGGCGTTGCCTCGATGGTGAGTCACCAACAATTGCCACACTTGTTCACGCTTTCGCGACAAAGCAATGGAATTCATCTGGAATGACGGCGGACGATCTTCCGCAGGATTCGTTGGCCTCGCAGGCGACTGCGTGACGCGAGCGATCGCGATTGCGACTGGCACCAACTATCGCGATGTCTACCAGACTCTGGGCAAGTCTGCGAACAAGACCGTTCGCAATGGCGTCTGCAGCTCGGTCGCGGACGACTACCTTCGCGCCAACCAGTGGCATCGACGTTCCGGCGACGACCAAGCCTTCGACGCTGAAAGTTTGCCTCGCGGGGTCGTCATCGTTCACCTCGAAAAACGCGACAGTCGGCGAGGTGGCCACTTCAGTTGCCTCATCGATCACCAGATCCATGACACCTGGAACCCGATGGACGACGGCGACTACGTCGTTGTGAACCACTGGACCTACGCGGGTGCTCCAACCGAATCGACCTTGCCCGCGATTGGACCTCAACGGCAGCAGGACAGCGAGCAGGTTCTCACTCAGAATGAGTTCGAAAAGATCCTTCGTCGCCTGCGTGCTCTCGACACGACGGCCAGCAATCACGCCAGCACGGAAGGCGAGAAA of Rhodopirellula islandica contains these proteins:
- a CDS encoding ABC transporter permease translates to MSAAAMKNDASANPGLTTSGMTTSARMGAAWMLARREWTRFFRQRNRVTAAIVQPLLFWLLFGTGLRGSFESAGGESFSQFFLPGTIGLIVLFTAIFATISVIEDRREGFMQSVLVSPAGRFPVLVGKVLGGAAIAWAQALIFLLLVYVVGAASIAWTFPLLLLLLAIIAIAMCALGMIVAWPMESTQGFHAIMMLGLMPMWLLAGTFFPIPAWSLSGPVVETGAATMGDWGGWLLAGIMQLNPLSYSMLELRRLLNPTLDLSSAGFAPSSTTCWTVTVVATIAVVLIAWRLMRGSRKADTMV
- a CDS encoding ABC transporter ATP-binding protein, which gives rise to MTTTSTATNPADATNESASSLGDVLCDIRDLHHRYGDHVAVDGIDLSVRAGEIVAVLGKNGSGKTTLFRVLSTLLPIQRGSVTLDGLNISEHVDAVRSRLGIIFQSPSLDIKLTVDENLRCQGALYGLSGRELTRRCDALLEQFSLTDRRRDLCQTLSGGLKRRVELAKGLLHQPRIMLLDEPSTGLDPGARLSLWDALQQLASDGVAVLLTTHLMEEAAKANRVILLDQGKKIADDAPSRLRADLGGGVLTIVPDELASAKAILQRELNLETQIVGETLRMPCDAPEIVAKVSAVLGSGVQSISIGRPNLEDVFVARTGKEFQ